One segment of Olsenella uli DSM 7084 DNA contains the following:
- a CDS encoding FtsK/SpoIIIE domain-containing protein, giving the protein MTLPLSREGNAVVYGAVGSGAEGFLGTVVYSLACDHGADELGIYAIDLGSELLGLLSPLPQVGDVALSGEDEKVARLLDMLEGEVERRRRALSSMGVGYAALRSGDAPLSTEVRKDSHGRLVPGSLTFDLTGDDSVGPVLVSDGKKTWAGVGIKGPAGDGIEGESQVLLAWQPVGGYSAVRATATVSKDVGAASASVTDTETLEWGVKDPVTGVRLDGVLMPSASTSPAPSTHTNAVRLPDAQEVGEGAVVVGGTVVVGVVAYKALKALAGFALAGPPGALAGALAP; this is encoded by the coding sequence CTGACGCTTCCGCTCTCGAGGGAGGGCAACGCCGTGGTCTACGGGGCCGTGGGGTCGGGGGCGGAGGGGTTCCTCGGCACCGTCGTCTACTCCCTCGCGTGCGACCACGGCGCCGACGAGCTCGGCATCTACGCGATCGACCTGGGCTCCGAGCTGCTCGGCCTGCTCTCGCCCCTGCCCCAGGTGGGCGACGTGGCCCTATCGGGCGAGGACGAGAAGGTCGCGCGCCTCCTTGACATGCTGGAGGGCGAGGTCGAGCGCCGCAGGAGGGCTCTCTCGTCGATGGGCGTGGGGTACGCCGCGCTCCGCAGCGGGGACGCCCCGCTCTCGACCGAGGTCCGGAAGGACTCCCATGGGAGGCTGGTGCCCGGGTCGCTTACGTTTGATTTGACTGGAGATGATTCAGTTGGACCCGTTCTTGTTAGTGATGGTAAGAAAACGTGGGCGGGAGTTGGGATTAAGGGTCCTGCGGGCGATGGGATAGAAGGAGAGTCCCAGGTGCTTCTTGCGTGGCAGCCGGTAGGTGGCTACAGCGCGGTAAGGGCAACGGCCACGGTCTCAAAGGACGTCGGGGCGGCCTCTGCCTCCGTGACGGACACGGAGACGCTGGAGTGGGGCGTAAAGGACCCTGTTACGGGCGTGCGGCTCGACGGCGTGCTCATGCCGTCCGCCTCGACGTCCCCCGCGCCGTCCACGCACACGAACGCGGTGCGGCTGCCCGACGCCCAGGAGGTCGGTGAGGGCGCGGTGGTAGTGGGAGGCACCGTCGTCGTGGGCGTCGTGGCCTACAAGGCGCTGAAGGCCCTGGCGGGCTTCGCGCTCGCCGGGCCGCCCGGCGCGCTCGCGGGGGCCCTCGCCCCCTAG
- a CDS encoding WG repeat-containing protein yields MRALTRRQLLGAAALAGAAVLSGCGPQGGRGHPWEGEPESTEGLWGFADMSGAWARPPRWHKARGSVGGLSLVQHGDPAGATEADPPLVGLLGRDGEMAFDPIAGDYGCALSQGAFAVDADWEGHSKALAYYGTDGRRLAPAGEETFEDACPFRPADALFGEPYAFARASEGGWGALSLDGSWLMAPSFRGEVMDRLYDEPNEAGLLVASASSGHFKGSWGVADASGSWVVGPRYDGMERFVAGHGGLFAGFEEGGLWGALAQDGSVAVPAAYGGVDRLADADLWLAEDPESGLWGTLSGDLSGWEVSPRWSARVSFPAPPLRGPDARP; encoded by the coding sequence ATGCGCGCACTGACGAGGAGGCAGCTCCTGGGGGCGGCGGCCCTGGCCGGCGCGGCGGTCCTCTCCGGCTGCGGGCCGCAGGGGGGCCGGGGGCACCCCTGGGAGGGGGAGCCGGAATCCACCGAGGGGCTCTGGGGCTTCGCGGACATGTCCGGCGCGTGGGCCCGGCCCCCGCGCTGGCACAAGGCAAGGGGGTCCGTGGGCGGCCTCTCGCTGGTCCAGCACGGCGACCCGGCCGGCGCCACCGAGGCCGACCCGCCCCTCGTGGGGCTGCTCGGGCGGGACGGCGAGATGGCGTTCGACCCCATCGCCGGCGACTACGGTTGCGCCCTCTCCCAGGGCGCCTTCGCGGTCGACGCGGACTGGGAGGGCCACTCGAAGGCCCTCGCCTACTACGGCACGGACGGACGCAGGCTCGCCCCCGCGGGGGAGGAGACGTTCGAGGACGCGTGCCCCTTCCGCCCGGCCGACGCCCTGTTCGGCGAGCCCTACGCCTTCGCCCGCGCGTCGGAGGGCGGCTGGGGCGCGCTCTCCCTGGACGGCTCGTGGCTCATGGCCCCGAGCTTCAGGGGCGAGGTCATGGACCGCCTCTACGACGAGCCGAACGAGGCGGGCCTCCTGGTGGCCTCCGCATCCTCCGGCCACTTCAAGGGGAGCTGGGGCGTCGCCGACGCCTCGGGCTCCTGGGTCGTGGGGCCCCGCTACGACGGCATGGAGCGCTTCGTCGCGGGCCACGGCGGCCTCTTCGCGGGCTTCGAGGAGGGCGGGCTCTGGGGCGCGCTCGCGCAGGACGGCTCGGTGGCGGTCCCGGCGGCCTACGGCGGCGTGGACCGCCTCGCCGACGCCGACCTCTGGCTCGCCGAGGACCCCGAGAGCGGCCTGTGGGGCACCCTCTCCGGCGACCTTTCCGGCTGGGAGGTCTCCCCGCGGTGGTCGGCCCGCGTGTCCTTCCCCGCCCCCCCCCTCCGCGGGCCCGATGCTCGCCCGTGA
- a CDS encoding DUF6531 domain-containing protein yields the protein MGIRLTIGECESAASRYHSVARGVASQKDRLTSASGELKGAWEGTAADEWTHRIDIVANQVEQGVADDISSVGDLLDDVAQGARALRGKAEALPASLGGSGDSGGARLVLDDGAAGGVRGDVTTLGEALGRVEPAIADIRGILSQLRTCSLSVDDAAEAAVKDAKGKLETFSGDWDVYLSGVSSLVDKITAGMSKLDPNELAMRENAMAKAVANYARATGAAAAMRGLATSSCAYGGDPVNMVTGNFIYPELDLRLGGAPGASVERMYNSDSPEVGLFGLGWSSTLDECLAFDGALVTHLRPDGRRRAFAPSGDGDVWKTVDEVEETITREEDSYVLERPDGTSRVFDGTGRLAEVRDLLGVTAIVRRDGAGRPVRLETGGGSRHADITCAGTHVVLVRDHIGREVSYAYEGDLLASVTRPDGATWGYAYDGKGRLCGVVDPAGRWRLKQSYDAHGRVVRQQMAGEGEDVFSYTTGSTTHESARSGREAFVQDEQGRTTEVRRGAVSERYAYTERNLWEGRLDGAGARTRWGYDAAGDVSRMELPSGAGVDIERDGRRVSGVTVAGRRLLSVAYEDGLPTSVTDGEGNAFAVTWEKDGSGFSVANPDGTRTSIALNASREPISLQTPGEGETRVERDPLGRPTRVVTPSGTVRYGWDAEGRLTSEQAEGEAPRTYAYDARGDLARVTEGEHRLSVERDEAGRVVRAELDDGQWMSAAYDEAGRMTFSEDSHGRTLACEYDEEGRLRRATDAKGGWVAWDYDGAGRVVGVSDCLGTSQSIKYGFDGRVRSVSDNRAGDVSVARDALGRVTASFDGEGLLLEARRNASGNVVSTTNAVGERASFECDWAGRIVRVAADGVSASVSRDAAGRASAVSVSEGEGGPTLLEERYTYTKGGRLSRIEGPLGTESFRWARDGSLRSHEDALGTTTSQVGADGRSVRVARPDGTVWEGSLSRDLRHATVRDGGASVAVSFDGLGRPVRADMGDGMTVDYEYDGAGRLLSVAHSEAPKVTYAYDGADRVSAITQGDMGVRYAYDDAGRVARREFSDGTSVSYAYDGRGRLASLVARDADGHDALSEGYAYDRLGRRVARTVTRDGATSEFAYSYDGAGRLLSVSEDGRERDAWEYDALGNVLRASTPRGTTAYTYDAAGRMAGSEGPEGSRRYEWDARSRLSRVTDGEGAPVLELSWDAADRLVSSTGERGATTYGYDALGNRVSQEGPDGSLRWAVDPLRETRNTLAWGRGGDLRPALADGAMPLWSSGTCLVSDANGTPLATTSDLARTLLEDPFGRGSWDGLAFGYAGYAPDPATGLLHARLRDYDPSARRFCSPDPRRGHATSPRTLNRWACCFGDPVNLVDVDGGWPDVGGWVSDRANDAREFWDKQVYGVDRTRSTQSVEANGVKGSTEIYQHTGGGLIVMQQDASGSTTGISLNTPSISIPGTKIKLSTSVSLRWGEKWGISGSTNYTSGDGPTSSFGGEVSHSGVGVKCSVSSKLPNIVGTTIGTRTSVGEGFSWPQIGYAAALAGMTVVVIAAVADNAVGVEGVDEAPAAAGWVYILRQLLSAPAFAAACAG from the coding sequence ATGGGCATCAGGTTGACCATAGGCGAGTGCGAGAGCGCCGCGAGCAGGTACCACAGCGTCGCCCGGGGGGTCGCCAGCCAGAAGGACAGGCTGACCAGCGCGAGCGGAGAGCTCAAGGGTGCCTGGGAGGGCACCGCTGCCGATGAGTGGACACACCGCATCGACATCGTCGCCAACCAAGTCGAGCAGGGCGTGGCCGACGACATCTCCTCGGTGGGGGACCTGCTTGACGACGTCGCGCAGGGCGCCAGGGCGCTGCGCGGCAAGGCCGAGGCGCTCCCCGCCTCCCTGGGTGGCTCGGGGGACTCCGGCGGCGCCAGGCTCGTGCTTGACGACGGTGCCGCCGGCGGCGTGAGGGGCGACGTGACGACCCTTGGGGAGGCGCTGGGCAGGGTGGAGCCAGCGATCGCGGACATACGCGGCATCCTCTCTCAGCTCAGGACCTGCTCCCTCAGCGTGGACGACGCCGCGGAGGCCGCGGTCAAGGACGCCAAGGGAAAGCTCGAGACGTTCTCGGGGGACTGGGACGTCTACCTCAGCGGCGTGTCCTCCCTCGTGGACAAGATCACCGCAGGCATGTCCAAGCTCGACCCGAACGAGCTGGCGATGAGGGAGAACGCCATGGCCAAGGCCGTCGCGAACTATGCCAGAGCCACGGGGGCGGCAGCAGCCATGCGCGGCCTCGCCACCAGCAGCTGCGCCTACGGCGGCGACCCCGTCAACATGGTTACGGGCAACTTCATCTACCCGGAGCTCGACCTCAGGTTGGGTGGGGCGCCGGGCGCCTCGGTGGAAAGGATGTACAACTCGGACTCCCCCGAGGTCGGCCTCTTCGGCCTCGGCTGGTCGAGCACGCTCGACGAGTGCCTGGCGTTCGATGGTGCCCTCGTCACCCACCTGCGTCCGGACGGCAGGCGGCGCGCCTTCGCGCCCTCCGGTGACGGCGACGTGTGGAAGACGGTCGACGAGGTGGAGGAGACCATCACGAGGGAGGAGGACTCCTACGTCCTCGAGCGCCCGGACGGCACGAGCCGGGTCTTCGACGGGACCGGCAGACTCGCCGAGGTGCGCGACCTTTTGGGCGTCACCGCCATCGTGCGGCGCGACGGGGCCGGGCGTCCCGTCCGCCTCGAGACCGGCGGTGGTAGCAGGCATGCTGACATTACCTGCGCCGGTACGCACGTCGTGCTCGTCCGCGACCATATCGGCCGCGAGGTGAGCTATGCCTACGAGGGCGACCTCCTGGCGTCCGTCACCAGACCGGATGGCGCCACTTGGGGTTACGCCTACGACGGGAAGGGTCGCCTGTGCGGCGTCGTTGACCCGGCGGGCAGGTGGAGGCTCAAGCAGTCCTACGACGCCCACGGCCGCGTCGTGCGCCAGCAGATGGCGGGGGAGGGCGAGGACGTCTTCTCGTACACCACCGGCAGCACGACGCACGAGTCGGCACGCTCCGGGCGCGAGGCGTTCGTTCAGGACGAGCAGGGCAGGACCACGGAGGTCAGGAGGGGTGCCGTCTCCGAGCGCTACGCCTACACGGAGCGGAACCTCTGGGAGGGGCGCCTGGACGGCGCGGGTGCCCGCACGCGCTGGGGCTACGACGCCGCGGGCGACGTGAGCAGGATGGAGCTCCCGAGCGGAGCCGGCGTGGACATCGAGAGGGACGGCCGCAGGGTCAGCGGGGTGACGGTCGCCGGCAGGCGCCTCCTCTCGGTCGCGTATGAGGACGGGCTCCCCACCTCCGTGACGGATGGCGAGGGCAACGCGTTCGCGGTCACCTGGGAGAAGGACGGGAGCGGCTTCTCCGTGGCCAACCCGGACGGCACCCGGACGTCCATCGCCCTCAACGCCTCGCGCGAGCCCATATCGCTCCAGACGCCCGGCGAGGGGGAGACGAGGGTCGAGCGCGACCCCCTCGGGAGGCCCACCCGCGTCGTTACGCCATCCGGGACGGTTCGCTATGGCTGGGACGCGGAGGGCAGGCTCACGTCCGAGCAGGCCGAGGGCGAAGCTCCGCGGACCTATGCCTATGACGCCCGTGGCGACCTCGCTCGTGTGACCGAGGGGGAGCATCGGCTGAGCGTCGAGCGGGACGAGGCCGGGCGCGTCGTCAGGGCGGAGCTCGACGACGGGCAGTGGATGAGCGCCGCCTACGACGAGGCGGGGCGCATGACGTTCTCCGAGGACTCCCACGGCCGCACGCTGGCGTGCGAGTACGACGAGGAGGGGCGCCTGCGCCGCGCCACCGACGCGAAGGGCGGGTGGGTCGCGTGGGACTACGACGGGGCGGGCAGGGTCGTCGGGGTCTCGGACTGTCTGGGGACGTCCCAGTCGATCAAGTATGGCTTCGACGGGAGGGTGAGGTCCGTCTCCGACAACCGCGCGGGCGACGTCAGCGTGGCGCGCGATGCGCTCGGGAGGGTCACCGCCTCCTTCGACGGGGAGGGGCTCCTGCTCGAGGCCAGGCGGAACGCCAGCGGCAACGTCGTCTCCACCACCAACGCCGTGGGCGAGAGGGCATCCTTCGAGTGCGACTGGGCGGGCAGGATCGTGCGCGTGGCGGCCGACGGCGTGAGCGCCTCCGTCTCGCGTGACGCCGCGGGGCGCGCGAGCGCCGTCTCCGTCTCGGAGGGAGAGGGAGGGCCCACCCTCCTCGAGGAGCGTTACACGTACACCAAGGGCGGCCGGTTGAGCCGCATCGAGGGACCCCTCGGGACGGAGTCCTTCAGGTGGGCTCGGGACGGGAGCCTGCGCTCGCACGAGGATGCCCTGGGCACCACCACGTCGCAGGTGGGCGCGGACGGCCGGAGCGTGCGCGTCGCCAGGCCGGACGGGACCGTCTGGGAGGGCTCGCTCTCCCGCGACTTGCGGCACGCCACGGTGCGTGACGGCGGCGCGTCGGTGGCGGTCAGCTTCGACGGGCTGGGGCGCCCCGTCCGCGCCGACATGGGCGACGGTATGACCGTCGACTACGAGTACGATGGGGCGGGGAGGCTGCTCTCGGTGGCCCACTCCGAGGCTCCCAAGGTCACCTATGCCTACGACGGGGCCGACAGGGTCTCGGCCATCACGCAGGGCGACATGGGCGTCCGCTACGCCTACGATGACGCCGGGAGGGTCGCGCGCAGGGAGTTCTCGGACGGCACGAGCGTCTCCTACGCCTACGACGGGCGGGGCAGGCTGGCCTCGCTCGTGGCGAGGGATGCCGACGGGCACGACGCCCTGTCCGAGGGCTACGCCTACGACCGCCTCGGCAGGAGGGTTGCGCGCACGGTCACCCGCGACGGAGCGACGAGTGAGTTCGCCTACTCGTACGACGGGGCTGGCAGGCTCCTCTCCGTGTCGGAGGACGGCAGGGAGCGGGACGCCTGGGAATACGACGCCCTGGGCAACGTGCTCCGCGCGAGCACGCCGCGCGGCACCACCGCCTACACCTACGACGCGGCCGGCAGGATGGCGGGCTCCGAGGGCCCGGAGGGCTCCAGGCGTTACGAGTGGGACGCGCGCTCGCGCCTCTCGCGCGTGACCGACGGCGAGGGCGCGCCCGTCCTCGAGCTCTCCTGGGACGCGGCCGACAGGCTCGTCTCGTCCACGGGCGAGCGCGGCGCCACCACCTACGGCTACGACGCGCTCGGCAACCGCGTCTCCCAGGAGGGGCCCGACGGCAGCCTCCGCTGGGCGGTAGACCCGCTCCGCGAGACGCGCAACACCCTGGCCTGGGGGCGCGGGGGCGACCTGCGGCCCGCCCTCGCGGACGGGGCGATGCCCCTGTGGTCGAGCGGCACCTGCCTCGTGAGCGACGCCAACGGCACGCCGCTGGCGACCACGTCGGACCTCGCCAGGACGCTCCTGGAGGACCCCTTCGGGCGGGGAAGCTGGGACGGCCTCGCGTTCGGCTACGCGGGCTACGCGCCCGACCCCGCGACGGGCCTGCTCCACGCGCGGCTGCGCGACTACGACCCCTCCGCGCGGAGGTTCTGCTCGCCCGACCCGAGGCGGGGCCACGCGACCTCGCCCCGCACCCTCAACCGCTGGGCGTGCTGCTTCGGCGACCCCGTGAACCTCGTGGACGTCGACGGCGGCTGGCCGGACGTGGGCGGCTGGGTCAGCGACCGGGCAAACGACGCGCGGGAGTTCTGGGACAAGCAGGTGTATGGAGTTGATAGGACCCGGAGCACGCAGAGCGTTGAGGCCAACGGCGTCAAGGGGAGTACGGAAATCTACCAGCATACTGGTGGCGGTCTGATCGTGATGCAGCAGGACGCCTCTGGTTCCACCACTGGCATTAGCCTGAACACGCCGTCAATCTCCATACCTGGAACGAAGATAAAGCTGTCTACATCGGTGTCTCTTCGTTGGGGAGAGAAATGGGGCATTTCAGGTTCCACTAACTATACGAGTGGCGATGGACCTACGTCTTCATTTGGAGGGGAGGTTTCCCACTCCGGCGTAGGGGTGAAGTGCTCGGTTTCCTCAAAACTCCCGAATATCGTAGGAACTACGATTGGGACACGGACCAGTGTCGGCGAGGGTTTCAGCTGGCCGCAGATCGGCTACGCGGCCGCTCTGGCTGGCATGACGGTCGTGGTCATTGCGGCGGTTGCCGACAATGCAGTGGGCGTCGAGGGGGTCGACGAGGCTCCTGCGGCAGCCGGCTGGGTCTACATCCTACGGCAGCTTCTGTCGGCGCCGGCCTTCGCTGCCGCATGCGCGGGCTAG
- a CDS encoding WG repeat-containing protein, with amino-acid sequence MLARDPESGLWGTASPGDGSWVVEPRWDVGGDDRYPIPLGGLGPGLVSVADPEGGLWGAADASTGEWAVAPSYSWLADLAPGLALARDPEGGLWGLVDASGSWALAPAFKDLGRPGDDGLVPARSAE; translated from the coding sequence ATGCTCGCCCGTGACCCCGAGAGCGGCCTGTGGGGGACCGCCTCGCCGGGGGACGGCTCGTGGGTGGTGGAGCCCCGGTGGGACGTTGGCGGCGACGACCGCTACCCCATTCCCCTGGGCGGCCTCGGCCCCGGCCTGGTCTCCGTCGCCGACCCCGAGGGCGGCCTCTGGGGCGCGGCCGACGCCTCGACGGGGGAGTGGGCGGTGGCCCCCTCCTACTCCTGGCTGGCCGACCTCGCGCCCGGCCTCGCGCTCGCCCGCGACCCGGAGGGCGGCCTCTGGGGCCTCGTGGACGCCTCCGGCTCCTGGGCCCTGGCGCCCGCGTTCAAGGACCTCGGGCGCCCGGGCGACGACGGGCTCGTGCCCGCGCGTAGCGCCGAGTGA